One Shewanella sp. MR-4 DNA window includes the following coding sequences:
- the narX gene encoding nitrate/nitrite two-component system sensor histidine kinase NarX, whose amino-acid sequence MLSFNRTLSIVKKIGVLIIALSFLGITGMVISSWVSNSLQGSAHAIDEIGSMRMKSYRLLSFLPLENEQKLLLANSPFISKLNIGQNQLNKGEDVVKLKVFLEREDLINDFNDLYQYWSLQLQPTLLSAKAASDARVKVDFFVAKLDNLVKKIDSNTEVKLKLVSRVHSVFIFLSVLLTIVGVFFLNLRIFRPWQELLRIANSISSGDFSQRFRERKYHDEMTILGDAMSCMSTQLRKMYDELERRVQQKTLHIREQNLWLSFLYRSSNQLHSSASTCLRYFPILKELEELIPFTSMQLRLYEYNNSNNFEQFKTSNTVRPKYCADHECELCLDNSFSQSTLNCKMLEWPLRDQYGEYGVMIAYCLNDQDLTPLQSQLVKTLVEQLSTSLALEYQDYKNKQLMIMDERAVIARELHDSIAQSLSCLKIKVSCLQMQSKNLGAEQLVLIQEMRTELNSAYSHLRELLTTFRLKLNEPGLHPALESTIEEFNQKLGFSIELIYQLPPNCVSSHQAIHLVHIVREALSNIYKHANADCAVVQLDFDPIHNHIQVVIRDNGIGLSGDMAKVNHYGISIMNDRAKNLPGKCSIDNHLNGGVEVKILFNATYSSLIKNGDDNV is encoded by the coding sequence ATGTTAAGTTTTAACCGTACTCTTTCTATTGTAAAAAAGATTGGGGTACTCATCATTGCCTTGAGTTTCTTGGGTATTACAGGGATGGTTATATCATCATGGGTATCGAATAGTCTCCAAGGAAGTGCCCATGCAATAGATGAGATAGGCTCAATGCGAATGAAAAGTTACCGACTACTTTCATTTTTACCCTTAGAGAATGAACAGAAGTTATTGTTGGCCAACTCGCCATTTATCAGTAAGTTGAATATAGGCCAAAATCAATTAAATAAGGGTGAGGATGTTGTTAAATTAAAGGTTTTTTTAGAGAGGGAGGATTTAATCAACGATTTTAATGATTTGTATCAATATTGGAGTTTACAGTTACAACCAACATTACTATCGGCAAAAGCAGCAAGTGATGCTAGGGTTAAGGTCGATTTTTTTGTGGCTAAGCTAGATAACCTAGTAAAAAAAATAGATAGTAATACAGAAGTAAAGTTAAAGCTTGTATCTCGAGTTCATAGTGTTTTTATCTTTTTAAGTGTACTGTTAACTATAGTTGGGGTCTTTTTTTTAAATTTACGAATATTTCGCCCTTGGCAAGAGCTATTAAGGATAGCTAACAGCATTAGTTCAGGTGATTTTAGTCAGCGATTCAGGGAAAGAAAATATCATGATGAAATGACTATTCTTGGTGATGCTATGAGTTGTATGTCAACTCAATTAAGAAAGATGTATGATGAGTTAGAACGTAGAGTTCAACAAAAAACACTACATATACGTGAACAAAATCTTTGGTTATCTTTCCTGTACCGTTCGAGCAATCAACTTCATAGTTCGGCATCTACATGTTTACGTTATTTCCCTATATTAAAAGAGTTGGAAGAATTAATACCTTTTACATCAATGCAGTTACGTTTGTATGAATACAATAACTCAAATAATTTTGAACAATTTAAAACATCTAACACAGTTAGGCCAAAATATTGTGCCGATCATGAATGTGAATTGTGTTTAGATAATAGTTTTAGTCAATCTACATTAAATTGTAAAATGTTAGAATGGCCGCTTAGGGATCAGTATGGTGAATATGGAGTAATGATAGCTTACTGCTTAAATGATCAAGATTTAACTCCTTTGCAGTCTCAATTGGTTAAAACATTAGTGGAGCAATTGTCAACATCATTAGCTTTAGAATATCAAGATTATAAAAATAAACAGCTTATGATAATGGATGAAAGAGCAGTTATTGCAAGAGAACTTCATGATTCGATTGCCCAATCACTGTCTTGTTTGAAAATAAAAGTAAGCTGTTTACAAATGCAGAGTAAAAATCTAGGTGCTGAACAGTTAGTGCTGATTCAAGAAATGCGTACCGAACTTAACTCTGCATACAGCCATTTGAGAGAGTTACTTACAACCTTTAGACTGAAACTCAATGAACCGGGATTACATCCTGCATTGGAGTCAACGATAGAAGAGTTCAATCAAAAGTTAGGTTTTTCCATTGAATTAATTTATCAATTACCGCCAAATTGTGTGAGTTCACATCAAGCTATTCATTTAGTTCATATCGTGCGAGAAGCGCTAAGTAACATATACAAACATGCTAATGCAGATTGTGCTGTGGTTCAATTAGACTTTGATCCTATTCATAATCATATTCAAGTCGTCATACGAGATAATGGTATAGGTCTCAGTGGTGATATGGCAAAAGTAAATCATTATGGAATATCTATAATGAATGATCGTGCAAAAAACCTCCCAGGTAAGTGCTCTATAGATAATCATTTAAATGGTGGCGTTGAGGTAAAGATTTTATTTAATGCTACTTATTCCTCTTTAATTAAAAATGGAGATGATAATGTGTAA
- the narL gene encoding two-component system response regulator NarL, which translates to MCNQVITEEDKATILLIDDHPMLRNGVKQLIGMADNLCIVAEASCGKDGIILATQLDPDLILLDLNMPEFNGLETLTKLRECELSSRIIVFTVSNYEGDIVNAFKYGADGYLLKDMEPEDLLQSIQQAAAGKIVLSDAIAPILATGLRHNPPATKRDIESLTAREKDIIRLVSQGLSNKMIARKLIITEGTVKVHVKNLLKKLSFKSRVEATVWILQENIF; encoded by the coding sequence ATGTGTAATCAAGTTATCACTGAGGAAGATAAGGCAACAATTTTACTTATAGATGACCATCCCATGCTACGTAACGGCGTTAAGCAATTAATTGGTATGGCAGACAATTTATGCATAGTTGCTGAAGCCAGTTGCGGAAAGGATGGCATAATATTGGCGACTCAATTAGACCCAGATTTAATTTTGCTTGATCTAAATATGCCAGAATTTAATGGCCTAGAAACCCTGACTAAACTTAGAGAGTGTGAACTATCCAGTCGCATTATCGTATTTACAGTCTCAAATTATGAGGGCGATATAGTTAATGCTTTTAAATATGGAGCAGATGGTTATTTGTTGAAAGATATGGAGCCTGAAGATTTACTGCAATCTATACAGCAAGCTGCTGCTGGGAAAATTGTATTAAGCGATGCTATCGCTCCGATTTTAGCGACAGGTTTACGACATAATCCCCCTGCAACAAAACGAGATATTGAATCCCTGACAGCGAGAGAAAAAGATATCATCAGACTAGTTTCACAAGGCTTGTCGAATAAAATGATTGCTCGTAAACTTATTATTACGGAGGGAACGGTAAAAGTTCATGTTAAGAATCTACTGAAAAAGCTATCATTCAAATCGAGAGTTGAAGCGACTGTATGGATTCTTCAAGAAAATATATTTTAA